In the genome of Mangifera indica cultivar Alphonso chromosome 9, CATAS_Mindica_2.1, whole genome shotgun sequence, the window AGTCTAACCACTGAGAAGTGTAGGAGGTTCTCAGTAAAAGAATATtctcaatttatttttcattttaaggtttttaaacACTTTGTACGGTTAGACTACGTGGTTAGAATGTTCTGTAAAGCTTTTATCACTATTAGATGTTTAACATCCACATATTAGGGTATCTTTTCTTGATGATTTAATTTTCACACACGAGTGAAACATGTGATTGAAACTTGCATATTTCTATGTAGCTGTGGGAATTTGAACTTTGCAAGACGGGTTGAGTGTAACAAATGTGGTGCACCCTCACCTGTGGGTGCTGGTGATCGCAGTGGCAATGGCAGAAGTTATAACAGGGGAGGAAACAGTGGTGAATATGGTGGTAATCGAGGTGGTAGAGGTGATGGTGGTCGAAGCGGCAATTATGAAGGAGGTAGAGGAAGTAATTATGAAGGTCGAAATTGGGCCAATAGAGGTGGTTCCTATGGTGGTAATCAGGGAAGAGAAGATAGCGGTTATGTTCAGGTCCCTACACCTGCTCCTGCATCTTATGGTGGCGCTGCAGAAAATTATCCGCCACCTAATTCTTATGGTGGGAGTACAAATTATGGGATGGAGGCAGTTCCTCCACCAAGTAGTTACACTGGTGGCCCCGCATCATATCCCCCATCCTATGGTGGTCCTGCAGGTGGTTATGGTGGTGATGGTTTCAGTGATGCAAGGGGTAGTGGACGGAGTGGCCCGCCTGGTGGACATGATGGTGGGTATGGTGCTGGTGGTACTCGAAATCAGGGAGGTGGTTATGGTAATGGTCCTGCTGATGCCTTGGCTAAGATCAAACAGTGTGATGGTGACTGTGATAGTTCCTGTGATAACTCAAGAATATACATATCAAATCTGCCGCCAGATGTGACTGTTGAAGAATTGAGAGAACTTTTTGGAGGCATTGGAATGGTAATAGtcaaatcttttcttttaaagttcAAAGTGCTTGTagaattatattcattttatttcatattaggaGTTGTTTTAGATGAATGTTCCAATTTAATGGAATTTTCAATTGATTCTTTTGCAGGGGTCTCTGTATTGCTGGCAgagttttcttatttctttattttaatggtttttatgattttgtttagttcattttgtgtaattttaaaGAGATAGATattgttttgacaattttttttctaataaatccatcattataatttaagaatGGAGGCGTTTAGTTGACTGTGGAGTGTTAATTGTTTTCCAGAATGCCCATTTAGATCATGCAGTCCATTGTGTTGGTCTGCTGATTGACTGCTAGTCTACATATTTCAACTGATTATGAAGGATGATGTTAGTATATTCTCTTGGTGGATTTTTGTTACTGTAATATTGAGTATATAATGGATGTTTTCTGGATGACATATTCTTTTTCTGTTCTCTTTAGAATGATGTTTGCGATACAATGGGATTCTAACATTGCCTTTTTTTGTATGTTAGGTTGGAAGAATCAAGCAGAAGAGAGGATACAAAGATCAGTGGCCATGGAATATAAAGATATACACAGATGAGAAAGGAAACAACAAGGGTGATGCAGTTTTATCCTATGAAGATCCAGCTGCTGCACATGCAGCTGGTGGATTTTTTCAAGGTATTCTAAAGATCTTTTTCTTGGATATTTCAGTATGATATCATAAAACTTTCACCTCattcatttgttatttttaacaGATCATGAACTGAGAGGTCATAAAATTAGTGTTGTGATGGCAGAGAAGACCGCCCTAAGACGTGAACATGGGTATCTCTAcaaacttattctttttctttatagttTGGATGGTCAAAGTTGTCTCTtaactaaatttaagtttgcAGTGTTTTTATCATTAGCCATTGATGGTGGAATGCTTCATTGACACATCTCATCCTTTATTCTTCTTTGTGATATGtaaattgtttgatttctttatCAAAGCTAAGTTATACtaagatatttttaattgtgTGATCCCAGAAGAAACATTATTGTATTCCTTATTACGTTTAGCCCATATAACACTTTCTTAAATAGCTGTGATAATTTATGAGTCACTGAGAAATTTGCCTATTATGagacaaaatgattgaaaatggCTTTTGAATGAGTTGGAGCGTTCTACTTCATAGAGTAGAGGAACtgttgattatttaaaataaattttttgtcttttaattttttcttcttggaCTCAATTTCATCATTGGTGTATTCAAGGTTTTTTAGTCCTTTTTTATCTGCTTTTGGCCCTTTAATAATTATATGCTTGTGTTGGAACTAATAAAAGGATTTAGACACTTTGGACTTTATTgctttgttttcctttttgtcCATATTGGGAGTGATGCAACTTAATACTCTTGCAACAGGGGTGGTGGTAGAGGTGGCTATGGCAATGGTGGAGAGAGGCGCAACAATTACAGAGATGGTGGAGGTTCGGGGCCAGATAGACATTACCATGGAGGAAACCGCTCTCGTCCATACTGAGAGAATTTGAGCTCTGAACgttttatgtactaaaaatagtGGTCTGAGGGATTTTAATAATGTTTCATTGGCGAGGTTGTTCTTTAACTGTGGAGACTAAGAGGTAGGTTGTTCACTTAACCTGGACAATGCCCCTTCTCCTTAATCATTTATCTGCCACTACTTGGAGGGATTTATATTCTAGGTTTGGGATTGATTTAACTCTGTGAATGTTTTTTATAGAGGCAAGTGGAATAATCAAATTGCTTGCTGCTAAGGTAGGTTGATATTTTCAGGTGAGTGCTGCTCTTTCATATCACTTGTTTGCAAAATTAACCCTGCACTATAGTGCATTTTGTAGAGCTTGCTCACATCTCAGCCAGATCATCTGTCATTGATACGAGTGGTCGAAATGATCAGTGTAAACATGCATGTGCTGGTTTAGTCGGTTTTACAAATTTTGCTTTGGGATATTACTACAAGGCCTTCCCCATGTTCTGGCTGAACAAAGTCATATGCCATTTGTGAGACAGTTgccatcaaattattttaaattagtagTAAGAAATTCCAAACTTAAATTGGAATTTTTTGATGCTGCTTATAAATTTGGGGATTTTGTTGATGGCGCTCAGTCTTGTGGTGCAGCAATCACCTGACAGTTTGACGGATAGGTCTAGCTTTGAAAATATTGCAAATGGGGTTGAATTCGATGCTTTTACCGTGACGAGTTTCATCAAATGTGTATTTAAGTGTTTGACAAATGTAATTGCTCAAGAAAAACAATAAGCATGGCTGCTGCTCCATTGTTGTACGGGGAGTGGAGTTTGCATAACGAAACATTTGTCATGGTCACGTATAGCTGCTTCACTTCTGTGGTAAAGGGGGGGAAGTCGGCAAATGGAATGGCCGTTGTATCCAAAAGTGGCAGTGCGCGGTGAAGCTTCTATGAGCCTGTGATCCACATGTTGGAAGTATTCCGACTTTGTCAATTGTATTTATCTCCGATGTAATTCTGTTTCCTTTCATAAGTGTTGTACAAGACGTTGGGCTTTCATGGACTTCTCTtgggttaattttttattttttattttagttttttaattaatagatataataaTCCAATAGGGAtaggagaaagagaaaaaagggtCGGAGAGACCTGATTTATATGTATTGCACTTCTTGAACTTAAAAATTGATGGTCAGTGGCTTCATATAAATCTTGCATGtaatttattagttaaaaaacaAAGCATGCCTAAAGGAAA includes:
- the LOC123225767 gene encoding transcription initiation factor TFIID subunit 15b-like; its protein translation is MSGMYNQDGGDPAYGGGYGGSGGGVGGYGGYGGDSGGGYGGGRGGGGYGGGRGGGRGGGGGGGAYGGHSQNRGGDRGGRGGGGGGRGGGGRGGGGRDGDWKCPNPSCGNLNFARRVECNKCGAPSPVGAGDRSGNGRSYNRGGNSGEYGGNRGGRGDGGRSGNYEGGRGSNYEGRNWANRGGSYGGNQGREDSGYVQVPTPAPASYGGAAENYPPPNSYGGSTNYGMEAVPPPSSYTGGPASYPPSYGGPAGGYGGDGFSDARGSGRSGPPGGHDGGYGAGGTRNQGGGYGNGPADALAKIKQCDGDCDSSCDNSRIYISNLPPDVTVEELRELFGGIGMVGRIKQKRGYKDQWPWNIKIYTDEKGNNKGDAVLSYEDPAAAHAAGGFFQDHELRGHKISVVMAEKTALRREHGGGGRGGYGNGGERRNNYRDGGGSGPDRHYHGGNRSRPY